A window of Nitrospira sp. genomic DNA:
GCCAGATTCGGATCGTCGATGATGAGCGGGTTGCATAGTCTGACCGGCGTGGCCAGTATGGCAGGGCCCCAAGGCGCGATCGCCGGCAGCGCCGCATCGATGGGACTGAGCGCGATTGAAGGAATCGGCAGCGCGGTCGGGAACATGTTCGGCGGGCCGTCCGCGCCCAAGACGCCGGACGATGTCAATTACGCTTGTGTCGCAGATCTTCAGATCACGGATCAGGGCGCGGCGGATTCCGCCCCTGGGAAATCGGAAACGGCCCCGCAACCCGCTGTCTATCAGGCCCGTCTCGCCGCCGACGTACACCAGAAAAAGCTGGACGAGGCCGAGGCCACTCCTCTGTTGCAACAGCGATTGAGTGCGGCGGTGGCAGGGAATTTCTAGTGAGCAGCGCTATTATGACGTTGCGGCCCCGCAAGCTCGCGTTGACCACGTGGTTAGCCTCAGCCTTAGCTCTCATCTGGCTGTTGGAAGGAGGCTGCTCCAACATCATTCGCTCCGGCCTGATGAACAGCAACACGGTCTTTCTCGATCCGAGCCTGAACCGCACCGCATACGTTCAACTGAGGAACATCTCGGAAAACCAGAGCGTCACGCTCAACGACATCCGAACGAAACTGACCGGCAAGGGCTACCAACTCACCGACGATCCGGAGCAGGCGAATTATTGGATTCAGGCGAAGGTGGTGTACTGCCACAAAGGCGCTGATGGCGTCACGCCGGAGGGCGTGGCAAAAGCCGGCTCCGGCGCCGGCATCAGCAGCGGCGGCACCACGATGGCCGCCGCCGGTCCGACCGACGCCGATCGAATCGCGCGACTGATGCCCGGCGGGATGGCGGGCATGGGTGTCATGCCGATGGGCGGCGGGATGCCGGATATGAATGCGATGATGGCTCAGGCCATGGCCATGAGCGGCGGACGAGGCGGTTTCGGCGGCATGCAGATGCCGCAAGCTCCGAAAGAAGAGGGCGTGATCTATCTCTGTGTGGCCGATGTACAGATTACCGATCGGAAGTTGGGCAAGCCCTTAGGGCGACCCGCCGACATGACGGGCGCAGCCACCGACCGGAAGGGTGACGGCTCCCTACCCAAAGTACAACAGATGCGGACGGTGGGCCACGTCCGGCAAAAAGATCTGGACATTCCTGAAGCCACGCCGATCATTCAAGAAAAGATTTCGACCGGGATCGCCGGGCTCTTTTAGCCTACTCGCGGTATCAAGTGAACGGCCCCGGCCTTGATCGCGGCGACGACGGACGATCCGGGTGTCAGCTGCAAGTCTTCCAGCGCCCCGCGCGTCACCATCGCGGTGAGGGGGAAGCCGCAAT
This region includes:
- the traT gene encoding complement resistance protein TraT, translated to MRYLALPIVLSFPLLSYAGNIKDTDLITSNTFFLPPSTAKTVFVQARNSSDNQGVSLNDLGSRLTAKGYQVVQDPSTAHYVLLANIVDCNVTKPEMPVEAIVAGGYGGARFGSSMMSGLHSLTGVASMAGPQGAIAGSAASMGLSAIEGIGSAVGNMFGGPSAPKTPDDVNYACVADLQITDQGAADSAPGKSETAPQPAVYQARLAADVHQKKLDEAEATPLLQQRLSAAVAGNF
- the traT gene encoding complement resistance protein TraT; translation: MTLRPRKLALTTWLASALALIWLLEGGCSNIIRSGLMNSNTVFLDPSLNRTAYVQLRNISENQSVTLNDIRTKLTGKGYQLTDDPEQANYWIQAKVVYCHKGADGVTPEGVAKAGSGAGISSGGTTMAAAGPTDADRIARLMPGGMAGMGVMPMGGGMPDMNAMMAQAMAMSGGRGGFGGMQMPQAPKEEGVIYLCVADVQITDRKLGKPLGRPADMTGAATDRKGDGSLPKVQQMRTVGHVRQKDLDIPEATPIIQEKISTGIAGLF